One Camelina sativa cultivar DH55 chromosome 3, Cs, whole genome shotgun sequence genomic window carries:
- the LOC104771270 gene encoding IRK-interacting protein, whose translation MAPSSSSSPSKSPVPSLHQSLQFTPILECEEEDLQEERYKNRATPSSDGGSSATPNHHHRNNHQHTLTPLHHNGKPSNRKRHDDNDEDDGGAVSCNKCRPHHSHRDKFSVVPLESHNNPSFISSPNLIIKSIFQSLTRRSPKPSSATASLPPRSSSSSAADASREEQWRLAVAELSHKLIQATKKKEDAVIEASRLKSSMAELEKKLNKLEIYCHNLKSGLDECSNKKQSVPIRKDGFNDRIIQQFLVSVSESRSSIRALSRSLALQLRTVGGKVYERLSLLLQPFDVKINSFAKNPKSLIFYLEAILSRAFFEDFEASGFQTNGSTRILNPIDRCESNYASFNVLMELTWDEVLSRGTKHFSEEFSRFCDRKMSDVVSMLCWNRAWPEPLLQAFFGASKSVWLVHLLANSVNPGLQIFRVEKDDRFDPIYMEETGGERFKSLVRAMVQPGFYVYGSVVKCKVVCKHCVSDEEELVEDRTVKECNKSDKSLN comes from the exons atggctccTTCGTCTTCATCGTCTCCTTCCAAATCTCCTGTTCCATCTCTTCACCAATCCCTTCAGTTCACTCCT ATTCTAGAATGCGAAGAAGAAGACCTACAAgaagaaagatacaaaaacagagcaacccCAAGTAGCGACGGTGGTTCTTCCGCCACACcaaaccaccaccaccgtaaCAACCACCAACACACTCTTACACCTCTCCACCACAACGGAAAACCCTCAAACAGAAAACGACACGACGACAACGACGAAGACGACGGAGGCGCTGTCTCTTGCAACAAGTGTCGACCTCACCACTCTCACCGTGACAAATTCTCAGTCGTACCTCTCGAAAGCCACAACAACCCTTCCTTCATCTCTAGCCCCAATCTTATAATCAAATCCATCTTTCAATCCCTCACAAGGAGAAGCCCCAAACCTTCCTCCGCCACGGCGTCGCTTCCTCCGCGCTCTTCATCCTCCTCTGCCGCTGACGCTTCAAGAGAAGAGCAGTGGCGGTTAGCCGTGGCGGAGCTTTCTCATAAACTGATCCAAGccacgaagaagaaagaagacgcGGTCATAGAAGCTTCTAGGTTGAAATCATCCATGGCAGAGCTCgagaagaagctcaacaagCTCGAGATTTATTGCCACAATCTCAAATCGGGTCTTGACGAGTGTAGCAACAAGAAACAGAGTGTTCCGATTCGTAAAGACGGGTTCAACGACAGGATCATTCAGCAGTTCCTCGTCTCTGTATCGGAATCTCGATCTTCGATCAGAGCTTTGAGCAGATCTCTCGCCTTGCAGCTACGAACCGTCGGTGGGAAAGTCTACGAGagactctctcttcttcttcaacctttcGATGTAAAGATCAACTCTTTCGCAAAGAACCCTAAAAGTCTGATCTTTTACCTCGAAGCGATTCTGAGCAGAGCCTTCTTCGAGGATTTCGAAGCTTCCGGGTTTCAGACTAACGGGTCGACCCGGATTTTGAACCCGATTGATCGTTGTGAATCTAATTACGCTTCGTTCAATGTGTTGATGGAGCTCACGTGGGACGAGGTGTTGAGCAGAGGAACTAAGCATTTCTCGGAGGAGTTTAGCCGGTTCTGTGACCGGAAAATGAGCGACGTCGTTTCGATGCTTTGCTGGAACCGAGCTTGGCCTGAACCGCTTTTACAG GCTTTCTTTGGTGCGTCGAAGAGTGTTTGGTTGGTTCATCTGTTGGCTAATTCGGTGAACCCGGGTCTGCAAATCTTTCGCGTGGAGAAAGATGACCGGTTTGATCCGATATACATGGAGGAAACTGGTGGGGAAAGGTTTAAGAGTCTGGTTAGAGCTATGGTTCAGCCTGGTTTTTACGTCTATGGGAGTGTGGTTAAGTGCAAGGTGGTCTGCAAGCATTGCGTCAGCGACGAGGAAGAATTAGTAGAAGACCGTACGGTCAAGGAATGTAATAAAAGCGACAAGAGTTTAAATTAG
- the LOC104771278 gene encoding phosphopantothenate--cysteine ligase 1-like: MSSISGLVEDEISSFFESSPPLKNKEEIGAKLNQFIELNSSRQGEKRRIVCVTSGGTTVPLEQRCVRYIDNFSSGNRGAASTENFVKAGYAVIFLYRRGTCQPFCRSLPDDPFLDCFEFPDAKNIRVHESHSEAVKMAVMDQQAAVEEGRLLKLPFSTIYEYLQMLRLMATALKDVGSCSMFYLAAAVSDFYVPWNSMTEHKIESGSGPLDIRLAQVPKMLSILRSSWAPKAFCISFKLETDSKILIEKATKALQKYKVHAVVANELSTRKEEVVVVSSSGNVVVRRDPGKPESIVEDNLIRLIVDRHSTYIKESHT; the protein is encoded by the exons ATGAGTTCGATCTCTGGGTTGGTGGAAGATGAAATCAGTTCGTTTTTTGAATCGTCTCCACCTCTGAAGAACAAGGAAGAGATCGGAGCGAAGCTTAATCAGTTCATTGAGCTGAATTCTTCGCGCCAAG gaGAGAAGAGGAGGATCGTGTGTGTAACTTCAGGTGGAACTACTGTTCCATTGGAGCAACGATGCGTAAGGTATATCGATAATTTCAGCTCTGGAAATAGAGGTGCTGCGTCTACTGA GAACTTTGTCAAGGCTGGATATGCTGTGATCTTTCTATATAGGAG GGGAACTTGCCAACCGTTTTGCCGGTCTCTTCCCGATGATCCATTCCTTGACTGTTTCGAGTTTCCTGATGCCAAAAATATTCGAG ttcATGAGTCACATTCTGAAGCTGTGAAGATGGCTGTTATGGACCAGCAAGCT GCAGTAGAAGAAGGTCGTTTACTAAAACTCCCATTCTCAACCATATATGAATATCTCCAG ATGTTGCGGTTGATGGCAACGGCATTGAAAGATGTGGGTTCATGTTCAATGTTTTATCTTGCTGCTGCTGTATCTGACTTCTATGTGCCTTGGAATAGCATG ACAGAGCACAAAATAGAATCAGGATCTGGTCCTTTGGACATAAGACTAGCTCAAGTCCCTAAAATGCTTTCAATACTGAGATCAAGTTGGGCTCCAAAGGCTTTCTGCATATCATTTAAG CTTGAGACAGACTCAAAGATATTGATAGAGAAGGCTACAAAGGCTCTACAAAAATACAAAGTGCACGCAGTTGTAGCCAATGAGCTGTCAACGCGCAAGGAAGAGGTTGTGGTTGTTTCAAGCAGCGGTAACGTCGTGGTGAGACGTGATCCCGGCAAGCCTGAATCTATTGTAGAAGATAATCTCATTCGTCTCATCGTAGATCGACACTCAACTTACATCAAAGAATCTCACACTTGA
- the LOC104771288 gene encoding SNARE-interacting protein KEULE, translating to MSYSDSDSSSQAGEYKNFRQITRERLLYEMLRSAKTGSSKSTWKVLIMDKLTVKIMSYACKMADITQEGVSLVEDIFRRRQPLPSMDAIYFIQPTKENVIMFLSDMSGKSPLYKKAFVFFSSPVSKELVGHIKKDSSVLPRIGALREMNLEFFAIDSQGFITDHERALEDLFGDEETSRKGDACLNVMASRIATVFASLREFPAVRYRAAKSLDALTMTTLRDLIPTKLAAGIWNCLAKHKQSIENFPQTETCELLILDRSIDQIAPIIHEWTYDAMCHDLLDMQGNKYVHVIPSKSGGQPEKKDVLLEEHDPIWLELRHAHIADASERLHDKMTNFLSKNKAAQLQHGKRDGGELSTRDLQKMVQALPQYSEQIDKLSLHVEIARKLNDLIREQGLRELGQLEQDLVFGDAGMKDVIKYLSTQEEASREGKLRLLMILATIYPEKFEGEKGLNLMKLAKLPSDDMTAVNNMRLLGSAVDAKKSISGGFTLKFDLHKKKRAVRKERQEEAAWQLSRFYPMIEELIEKLSKGELPKEDFPCMNEPSPSFHGSTSLPAAASSSQGQAAQSMRSRRTPTWAKPRGSDDGYSSDSVLRHASSDFRKMGQRIFVFIVGGATRSELKVCHKLSTKLKREVILGSTSLDDPPQFITKLKLLTANELSIDDLQI from the exons ATGTCCTACTCCGATTCCGATTCGTCATCTCAGGCTGGCGAGTACAAGAATTTCCGGCAGATTACTCGTGAAC GACTCTTGTATGAGATGCTTAGATCTGCAAAGACAGGGAGCTCAAAATCCACCTGGAAG GTACTCATCATGGACAAACTCACTGTCAAGATAATGTCATACGCCTGCAAAATGGCTGATATCACACAAGAAGGAGTTTCAC TTGTTGAAGACATATTTAGACGAAGACAACCTCTACCTTCAATGGATGCGATTTATTTCATCCAGCCAACTAAAGAGAA CGTCATCATGTTCTTGTCAGACATGTCTGGGAAATCACCCTTGTACAAGAA ggcatttgttttcttcagttcaCCGGTTTCCAAGGAGCTGGTTGGTCACATCAAAAAGGATTCGAGTGTGTTACCTCGGATTGGAGCATTGAGAGAG atgaatttggagttttttgcTATTGATAGCCAG GGTTTCATCACTGATCATGAGAGAGCTTTAGAGGATCTTTTCGGTGACGAAGAAACTTCTCGAAAAGGCGATGCATGTTTGAATGTTATGGCTTCTCGAATTGCCACAGTTTTTGCTTCACTACGG GAATTTCCAGCAGTACGATACCGAGCTGCGAAGTCACTTGATGCATTGACAATGACTACTTTGCGCGATTTAATCCCCACAAAGCTTGCAGCTGGAATCTGGAATTGTCtggcaaaacataaacaatcgaTTGAAAATTTCCCTCAGACGGAAACGTGCGAGCTCCTCATCCTTGATAGATCCATAGACCAG ATTGCCCCTATTATACATGAGTGGACTTATGATGCTATGTGCCACGATTTACTGGACATGCAAGGGAACAAATATGTACATGTG attccAAGCAAATCAGGCGGACAACCAGAGAAGAAAGATGTGCTCTTGGAGGAACACGATCCTATTTGGCTGGAGCTTCGACATGCACATATAGCAGAT GCTAGTGAAAGATTGCATGACAAGATGACTAATTTCTTATCGAAAAACAAAGCTGCTCAGCTTCAGCATGGTAAGAG AGATGGAGGTGAGCTTTCTACAAGGGATCTGCAGAAGATGGTTCAAGCGTTGCCACAGTACAGTGAACAAATTGACAAGCTCTCGCTCCATGTAGAG ATTGCTAGAAAACTCAACGACCTTATCAGAGAACAGGGTCTTCGGGAGCTTGGACAACTTGAACAAGACCTTGTTTTTGGTGATGCTGGGATGAAAGATGTGATTAAATATTTGAGTACGCAAGAG GAGGCAAGCCGTGAAGGTAAGTTACGCCTGTTGATGATCCTTGCAACAATTTACCCTGAAAAGTTTGAAGGTGAAAAGGGTCTAAATCTAATGAAG TTGGCAAAACTCCCATCTGAtgacatgaccgccgtaaaCAATATGAGATTACTTGGTTCAGCTGTTGATGCCAAAAAGAGTATCTCGGGAGGTTTCACTTTGAAGTTTGATCTTCACAAG AAAAAACGAGCTGTCAGGAAAGAGCGCCAGGAGGAAGCAGCATGGCAGTTATCTCGGTTTTATCCCATGATTGAG GAACTCATCGAAAAACTTAGTAAAGGAGAATTGCCAAAAGAGGATTTCCCATGTATGAACGAACCAAGCCCAAGTTTCCATGGATCAACGTCACTTCCAGCAGCAGCAAGTAGTAGTCAAGGTCAAGCTGCTCAGTCGATGAGATCAAGACGCACACCAACATGGGCGAAACCTCGAGGTTCAGATGATGGATATTCAAG TGATTCGGTACTGAGACATGCATCAAGCGATTTCAGGAAGATGGGACAGCGAATATTTGTGTTCATCGTTGGTGGAGCGACGAGATCAGAG CTTAAAGTATGCCACAAACTAtccacaaaactcaaaagagaagTAATCCTCGGGTCTACAAGCCTCGACGATCCTCCACAGTTCATAACG AAATTGAAGCTTCTGACTGCAAATGAGTTATCAATAGACGATCTCCAAATATGA
- the LOC104771298 gene encoding deoxyribodipyrimidine photo-lyase-like — protein sequence MASSISVQTGRIRVLKKGSWQPSDQTVGPVVYWMFRDQRLRDNWALIHAVDLANRTNAPVAVVFNLFDQFLGAKARQLGFMLKGLRQLHRQIDSLQIPFFLLQGDAKETIPNFIAECGASHLVTDFSPLREIRSCKDEVIKRTSDSLAVHEVDAHNVVPMWAASGKLEYSARTIRGKINKLLPDYLIEFPTLEPPTKKWAGMVNKVDWDSLIDKVVREGAEVPEIEWCVPGEDAGMEVLMGTKDGFLTKRLKNYSTDRNNPVKPKALSGLSPYLHFGQISAQRCALEARKVRTTSPQAVDTFLEEMIVRRELSDNFCYYQPHYDSLKGAWEWAQKSLMDHASDKREHIYSLEQLEKGQTADPLWNASQLEMVYQGKMHGFMRMYWAKKILEWTKGPEEALSISIYLNNKYEIDGRDPSGYVGCMWSICGVHDQGWKERPVFGKIRYMNYAGCKRKFNVDSYISYVKSLVSVTKKKRKAEEQLTRDSTNPKIFSV from the exons ATGGCGTCGTCAATCTCGGTTCAAACGGGTCGGATCCGGGTCCTAAAGAAAGGCTCATGGCAACCGTCGGATCAAACTGTGGGTCCTGTCGTTTACTGGATGTTTAGGGATCAACGGTTGCGAGATAACTGGGCGTTGATCCACGCCGTTGATTTGGCAAACAGAACCAACGCGCCGGTGGCCGTCGTGTTCAATTTGTTCGATCAATTTCTGGGCGCAAAGGCGAGGCAATTAGGGTTTATGTTAAAGGGTTTGCGCCAGCTTCACCGTCAAATTGATTCTCTTCAAATTCCGTTTTTTCTATTACAG GGAGATGCAAAGGAGACAATCCCTAATTTCATAGCAGAATGTGGAGCTTCACATCTGGTTACTGATTTCTCTCCTTTACGAGAAATCAGGAGTTGTAAAGATGAGGTTATTAAGAGAACTAGTGATTCATTAGCGGTACATGAGGTTGATGCTCACAATGTAGTTCCAATGTGGGCTGCTTCCGGTAAATTGGAGTACAGTGCTAGAACAATACGGGGTAAGATCAACAAACTACTACCTGATTACCTCATTGAGTTTCCTACACTCGAACCGCCAACGAAGAAGTGGGCTGGGATGGTGAATAAGGTGGATTGGGATAGTCTCATCGACAAAGTTGTAAG GGAGGGTGCAGAAGTTCCTGAGATTGAATGGTGTGTGCCGGGTGAAGATGCCGGGATGGAAGTATTGATGGGAACTAAAGATGGGTTCTTGACGAAAAGGTTGAAGAATTATTCAACGGACAGGAATAATCCTGTGAAGCCGAAAGCACTCTCTGGTCTCTCTCCTTATCTACATTTCGGGCAGATATCAGCTCAGCGATGTGCCTTAGAGGCGCGTAAAGTCCGGACTACTTCCCCTCAG GCGGTAGACACATTCTTGGAAGAAATGATTGTGCGAAGAGAACTCTCAGACAATTTTTGCTACTATCAACCTCATTATGATTCTTTGAAGGGAGCTTGGGAGTGGGCACAGAAGTCATTAATGGATCATGCTTCTGATAAGAGAGAACACATTTACTC GTTGGAGCAGTTAGAGAAGGGACAGACAGCAGATCCT TTATGGAATGCTTCACAGTTAGAGATGGTTTATCAAGGGAAAATGCACGGTTTCATGAG AATGTATTGGGCAAAGAAGATTCTGGAATGGACCAAGGGACCTGAAGAGGCTCTCTCCATATCCATCTATCTAAATAACAAG tATGAGATTGATGGTCGTGACCCGAGTGGATATGTTGGGTGTATGTGGTCTATATGCGGTGTTCATGATCAG GGGTGGAAAGAGAGGCCGGTTTTTGGGAAGATACGGTACATGAACTATGCGGGTTGCAAAAGGAAATTCAATGTGGACAGTTACATCTCTTATGTCAAGAGTCTGGTGTCagtaacaaaaaagaagaggaaagctGAAGAACAGCTCACCAGAGACTCTACTAATCCGAAGATATTTAGTGTTTAG